In Methanooceanicella nereidis, a single window of DNA contains:
- a CDS encoding PAS domain-containing protein, protein MSPRPSLKGLSDEEKTREELLNELKELRLQMSGRKERGSGQLKYMDMWGDREKEVYTILDMLPAYALIKDPNGVILMANQKFCDALGLSKKFVLGKKLSDILPDYLADKYRLEDEVVLRTGKPLFTEDEFLDQGNRITIDLRKAPLIDDKGNIEGVVSLGFDIITRKKFEEYMRLTQFSIDRAADTILWIKKDGSLFNVNDTATRKLGYTRGELKSMHIWDIDPNFPKDIWPEHWKEVKERGSFKFESAHIRKDGEMIPVEITVNFLNFKGEEYNCAFARDISDRKRAEEVLRAREAMIDSIFRAAPVGIGLVSDRVIKEVNVRLCEMLGYSREELIDRDSLMIYPTFEEYALVGKEKYRQIAEQGTGTMETRWKRKDGTIFNVLLSSTPINPGDISKGVTFTALDITKRKQAEEALRESENKYRNIVETAQEGIWVIDKNDKTVFVNKMMAEMLGYDTGDMIGKTPYFFMDEETAAEARFSIQRRRKGVIERIPNFRYRRKDGSDLLAIVAASPLFDQNGEYTGALAMVTDIRELKRSEDEIKVAKTQAELYMDLMGHDINNMNQAAIGFLELAQEKIELTGILEADDMFLIEKPIEVLKNSSRLIDNVRKVQRETAGEFKPEVMDIGELLDDIKAHYSEVPGRDITINYVPVRSFYVKANELLRDVFSNIVGNAIKHSTGPLIINIVATRENYEGREYYRVTVEDDGPGISDELKKRLFDGLCLVDVRARGKGFGLCLCKMLIDDYNGKFWVEDRVRGDYSRGARFVIMLPAAKEML, encoded by the coding sequence ATGAGCCCGCGACCTTCCTTAAAAGGCCTCAGTGATGAGGAAAAAACCAGAGAAGAGCTTCTCAATGAATTAAAAGAGCTTCGCTTGCAGATGTCTGGCCGAAAAGAGCGAGGTTCAGGTCAATTAAAATATATGGACATGTGGGGGGATCGTGAAAAAGAAGTCTATACGATCCTTGATATGTTGCCTGCGTATGCGCTGATAAAGGATCCGAATGGTGTCATATTAATGGCAAACCAAAAATTTTGTGACGCGCTGGGTCTCTCCAAAAAATTTGTTTTAGGGAAAAAATTATCCGATATTCTTCCAGACTATCTGGCCGATAAATACCGCCTGGAAGATGAGGTGGTACTAAGGACCGGTAAGCCGTTATTCACGGAAGATGAATTTTTAGATCAGGGGAATCGTATCACAATAGACCTACGTAAAGCTCCCCTGATAGATGACAAAGGAAACATCGAGGGTGTAGTAAGCCTTGGATTCGATATCATCACTCGCAAAAAATTTGAAGAATATATGCGTCTCACCCAGTTCTCGATCGACAGGGCCGCTGATACCATTTTATGGATAAAAAAGGACGGGTCTTTATTTAATGTTAATGATACCGCTACAAGGAAACTGGGTTATACCAGGGGCGAATTAAAGTCGATGCATATCTGGGACATCGACCCGAATTTCCCGAAGGATATCTGGCCCGAACACTGGAAAGAGGTTAAAGAACGCGGCTCCTTCAAATTTGAGTCGGCTCATATAAGAAAAGATGGTGAAATGATCCCTGTAGAGATCACTGTGAATTTTCTTAATTTTAAAGGCGAGGAGTATAATTGTGCGTTCGCTAGAGATATCAGCGATCGTAAACGGGCTGAAGAGGTGCTGCGGGCAAGGGAGGCTATGATCGACAGCATATTCCGGGCGGCGCCTGTGGGCATCGGCCTTGTATCGGACAGGGTGATCAAGGAGGTTAACGTCCGGCTGTGCGAGATGCTTGGGTATTCGCGTGAAGAGCTCATAGACAGGGACTCTTTAATGATATACCCTACATTTGAAGAATATGCGCTGGTCGGAAAAGAAAAGTACAGGCAAATTGCCGAACAGGGCACAGGTACTATGGAAACACGCTGGAAGCGCAAGGATGGCACCATATTTAACGTCCTCTTAAGCTCAACACCCATAAATCCCGGTGACATATCCAAAGGCGTCACTTTTACCGCCCTGGACATCACGAAGCGCAAGCAGGCGGAAGAAGCTTTGCGGGAAAGCGAGAATAAGTATCGTAATATCGTCGAGACCGCGCAGGAAGGCATCTGGGTCATCGATAAGAATGACAAAACAGTCTTTGTCAATAAAATGATGGCAGAGATGCTAGGATATGATACAGGCGATATGATAGGGAAGACCCCTTATTTTTTCATGGACGAAGAAACTGCGGCAGAAGCCCGGTTCAGCATTCAGAGACGCCGTAAAGGGGTGATCGAGAGGATCCCTAATTTCCGCTATCGCCGTAAAGACGGAAGCGACCTACTGGCAATTGTCGCTGCCAGCCCGCTCTTCGATCAAAACGGGGAATATACCGGTGCTCTGGCAATGGTCACAGACATAAGAGAATTAAAACGGTCGGAGGACGAGATAAAGGTGGCAAAGACCCAGGCAGAGCTATACATGGACCTTATGGGCCATGATATTAACAACATGAACCAGGCGGCCATCGGGTTCCTGGAACTTGCGCAGGAAAAGATCGAATTAACGGGAATTCTGGAAGCCGATGATATGTTTTTAATTGAAAAGCCGATTGAAGTGCTTAAAAACAGCTCGAGGCTCATAGATAATGTAAGAAAGGTCCAGAGGGAGACAGCTGGCGAATTTAAGCCCGAGGTCATGGACATTGGAGAGCTTCTGGATGATATAAAGGCACATTACTCGGAGGTACCCGGCAGGGACATCACGATAAATTACGTTCCTGTCAGGTCATTTTATGTAAAAGCGAACGAGCTTTTAAGGGACGTGTTCTCAAATATCGTGGGGAACGCGATAAAGCATTCCACAGGCCCTCTTATCATAAATATCGTGGCGACAAGAGAGAATTATGAAGGGCGGGAATATTACAGGGTCACGGTCGAGGATGACGGCCCGGGCATATCAGATGAGCTCAAAAAGAGACTGTTTGACGGATTATGCCTGGTCGACGTCAGGGCCAGGGGTAAAGGGTTCGGGCTTTGCCTGTGTAAAATGCTCATAGATGACTATAATGGCAAGTTCTGGGTGGAGGATCGTGTGCGCGGAGACTATTCCAGGGGAGCCAGGTTCGTGATCATGCTGCCCGCGGCGAAAGAAATGCTCTGA
- a CDS encoding TIGR00269 family protein, translating to MKCDKCNKEAVIFQKYSGMHLCSTHQMADVERKIKRRMRQDRMVLPGDHIAVGMSGGKDSAVTLSILVETFSKRPDIKFTAITIDEGIDGYRNFSIPKVKELCDELGVDHIVVSFKEEIGHTLDDILKRERKEASCTYCGVFRRTLLNRTARSIGANKVATGHNLDDDAQVVIMNIMNGDIERLARMRPDRIQDGLVPRIKPLMDVPEKEIALYAFLKGLPFYMGECPYARESLRGEIKDMLNDFENRHPGTKYSIMRGFDDMIDCIKTKYQQVPLNKCEICGEPGIKGVCQTCKLKERVKIN from the coding sequence ATGAAATGCGATAAGTGCAACAAGGAAGCTGTCATATTTCAAAAATATTCCGGGATGCACCTGTGCTCGACCCACCAGATGGCTGACGTTGAGCGTAAGATAAAGCGCAGGATGAGACAGGACAGGATGGTCCTGCCCGGCGACCACATAGCCGTAGGTATGAGCGGCGGAAAGGACAGCGCGGTGACGCTATCGATACTGGTCGAAACATTCAGCAAGCGGCCGGACATCAAATTCACCGCCATAACGATAGACGAAGGTATCGACGGGTACAGGAACTTTTCTATCCCAAAGGTCAAAGAGCTTTGCGATGAGCTCGGAGTAGACCATATCGTTGTATCGTTCAAGGAAGAGATCGGTCACACTCTTGACGATATATTGAAACGTGAGCGCAAAGAGGCTTCATGCACGTACTGCGGCGTTTTCAGAAGGACTCTCCTGAACAGGACAGCCCGCAGCATCGGCGCTAACAAGGTAGCGACCGGCCACAATCTTGACGACGACGCACAGGTCGTAATCATGAACATCATGAACGGCGACATCGAAAGGCTGGCGAGGATGCGCCCTGACAGGATACAGGACGGGCTGGTCCCGAGAATAAAGCCCCTGATGGATGTGCCCGAGAAAGAGATAGCATTGTATGCATTCTTAAAAGGCCTTCCGTTCTATATGGGAGAATGCCCTTACGCCAGGGAATCCCTGAGAGGCGAAATAAAGGACATGCTCAACGATTTTGAGAACAGGCACCCCGGAACGAAGTATTCCATAATGCGAGGCTTCGACGATATGATCGACTGTATCAAAACGAAGTATCAGCAGGTACCTCTAAATAAATGCGAGATATGCGGAGAGCCGGGAATAAAAGGCGTATGTCAGACCTGTAAACTAAAGGAAAGAGTAAAAATTAACTAA
- a CDS encoding NUDIX hydrolase, translated as MATRYIVGCGAVVRNKDGKYLMVKQMNGYWRSKWIFPGGKLELGETLEDCARRELIEETGCDFEISRQIGAYVSYDPATEHEKQVVLVYYLGNYTCGELRIGDGVTEVGWFYFDEIENMTAEGKVPKIIFQVALDSIHK; from the coding sequence ATGGCGACCCGTTACATTGTCGGCTGCGGAGCGGTGGTCCGTAATAAGGACGGCAAATACCTCATGGTCAAACAGATGAACGGCTACTGGCGGAGTAAGTGGATCTTCCCGGGCGGAAAGCTCGAGTTAGGGGAGACTCTCGAAGATTGCGCGAGAAGAGAATTGATCGAGGAGACAGGATGCGATTTTGAGATCAGCAGGCAGATCGGCGCCTATGTATCCTATGATCCCGCCACTGAGCATGAGAAACAGGTGGTCCTGGTTTATTACCTCGGGAATTATACATGCGGTGAGCTCAGGATAGGGGATGGCGTGACAGAGGTCGGATGGTTCTATTTCGACGAGATAGAGAACATGACGGCTGAAGGCAAAGTGCCGAAGATCATTTTCCAGGTGGCGCTCGACTCAATACACAAATAG
- a CDS encoding Coenzyme F420 hydrogenase/dehydrogenase, beta subunit C-terminal domain: MVNIGDKFYVKAADAGIQAKGECGGAVTAILKYLLENKMVDAVLAMGRGKDIYDGVPTLVTDPAKISEISGSLHCAPLLQSKFLHKYLDDAKGLKIAVVGVGCDAMAIKKMAEKGVINLDNLVLIGLNCGGTLPPVKAQEMIQKFYEVNPQDVVKEEIAKGNFIIETKDHQHKEIKIDELEELGYGRRANCRRCEVKIPRVMDIACGNWGVIGSDAGRATFVEVCSDLGAELIDGAIKANAVIATEPIPKGIEIRDSIEKSMLKLAEKWQKHDFVDDAKKEEYWLQQFSKCIKCLGCIKVCPVCLCADCKIESTEPYWFETNKYPVSPKLQFTRAAHLASDCVNCGQCEDVCPVEIPLSTFFQQSGKDYERIFKKFDELTSL, from the coding sequence ATGGTAAACATTGGAGACAAGTTCTATGTTAAGGCAGCGGACGCCGGCATACAGGCAAAAGGCGAGTGCGGCGGAGCTGTAACGGCAATATTAAAGTACCTGTTAGAGAACAAGATGGTGGATGCTGTCCTGGCAATGGGCAGAGGCAAGGACATATATGACGGCGTGCCAACGCTCGTCACCGACCCGGCAAAGATATCCGAGATATCCGGGTCACTGCACTGCGCACCCCTGCTTCAGTCCAAGTTCCTGCACAAGTATCTCGATGACGCAAAGGGCCTTAAGATCGCGGTCGTCGGTGTCGGTTGCGACGCTATGGCTATAAAGAAAATGGCCGAAAAGGGTGTTATAAACCTCGATAACCTTGTCCTGATCGGCCTTAACTGCGGCGGCACTCTGCCCCCAGTAAAGGCACAGGAAATGATACAAAAGTTCTATGAGGTGAACCCGCAGGACGTGGTCAAAGAGGAGATAGCGAAGGGCAACTTCATTATCGAGACCAAAGATCACCAGCACAAGGAGATCAAGATCGACGAGCTCGAAGAGCTGGGCTACGGCAGAAGGGCTAACTGTCGTCGCTGCGAAGTCAAGATACCCAGAGTAATGGATATCGCATGCGGCAACTGGGGAGTAATCGGGTCTGACGCCGGCAGGGCGACATTCGTAGAGGTCTGCTCCGACCTCGGTGCCGAACTTATCGACGGCGCCATCAAGGCCAACGCTGTCATCGCTACGGAACCAATACCCAAGGGTATCGAGATCCGCGACAGCATTGAAAAGTCCATGCTGAAGCTTGCCGAAAAGTGGCAGAAGCATGACTTCGTCGATGATGCGAAGAAAGAGGAGTACTGGCTCCAGCAGTTCTCAAAGTGCATAAAGTGCCTCGGATGCATCAAGGTATGCCCCGTATGCCTTTGCGCTGACTGTAAGATAGAGAGTACCGAGCCGTACTGGTTCGAGACTAACAAATACCCCGTGTCACCCAAACTTCAGTTCACCAGGGCCGCCCACCTTGCCAGCGACTGTGTGAACTGCGGGCAGTGCGAGGATGTTTGTCCTGTAGAGATACCGCTCTCGACCTTCTTCCAGCAGTCCGGCAAGGACTACGAAAGGATATTCAAGAAGTTCGATGAACTTACATCCTTGTAA
- a CDS encoding archease, whose protein sequence is MKADFEYLEHTADAEFIAYGRTVDEAFVNAARATFNLIIDAGNVNTDVVRDVEVTDDDLDFLLHGWISELLYLLEVEKLVFGKFEASVKRSDGQYTLTGKAYGEKIDDEKHQISMHIKAVTFHDLRVEKKDNLYEAQILLDI, encoded by the coding sequence ATGAAAGCAGATTTTGAGTATTTGGAGCATACGGCAGACGCCGAATTTATCGCTTATGGCAGGACTGTCGACGAGGCGTTCGTCAATGCCGCCAGGGCGACATTTAACCTGATAATCGATGCCGGGAACGTAAATACGGATGTAGTCCGCGACGTGGAGGTCACTGACGATGACCTGGACTTTTTACTTCATGGCTGGATATCCGAGCTCTTATACCTGTTAGAGGTTGAAAAGCTCGTCTTCGGAAAATTCGAGGCCAGCGTGAAAAGATCCGATGGGCAGTATACTTTGACCGGAAAGGCTTACGGAGAAAAAATCGACGATGAAAAACATCAGATATCGATGCACATCAAAGCCGTCACTTTTCACGATCTTCGCGTTGAAAAGAAAGATAACCTATATGAAGCACAAATATTATTGGACATTTGA
- a CDS encoding HEAT repeat domain-containing protein: MVEYPTAGWDQEKLKEALKGSDVMMKLGAIRVLQENPKEEHVRPLIEALNDQERLVRINAAIALGKIKNPLAVIALLYHIVSDEDKDVQLYSLWAYRQIDFAKASPRLVKVLMESTNEDMIRFAANEIRQKSDYKAVESLIQNFESKQFYTWYDLDIKTVNALYTIGYMTVEQLVKCLDSDDLRVSINAIYTLGKIGDERSVQPLISHIQSGNIEVRSRISDALIKIGRASVPGLIKLLEDKDREIKWIAAYTLGKLGPEAESALINALNEKGPQASEDVIYALGIAGGVTSFDVLYNIYNVSMDESVKAWSLISLANIVARDYQHLKGHKGINSFLDTLGEQLKPHMLLNYNTLYSLGKIYVSRALSPSNIEDFMTNVETSVKCFDLSLIEKDNIIAKTYRLLYGSYLKLMTSKSPEIMDYIDKDINDFKKEAEKAANKKEIIFLLGRVLAQLRTAYEDKNYKFVNKFAEYVDLCLTMEEFLAEEAEIMETAKRTSQKELTTLHKDIEIIQRKLNTLLASFGAGEDGDSSAQIYRLSTELAKMDTGMYEDYRIVESCLKNIVSRTKLPEDIKSDLYYKILMIGKNGITQVELVVDQILKELGVQKPEAAEAVVMPGEGAEATGEKKSKALEYIAIVVLLILIAIVVILALNKFGYIKLPYTFPIEWLNPALMHEMLLNQ; the protein is encoded by the coding sequence GTGGTAGAATATCCGACTGCAGGCTGGGACCAGGAAAAGTTAAAGGAAGCGCTCAAAGGCAGTGACGTCATGATGAAGCTGGGCGCTATTAGAGTATTGCAGGAAAACCCAAAGGAGGAGCATGTCAGACCTCTGATAGAGGCGCTCAACGACCAGGAAAGGCTCGTCAGGATCAACGCTGCAATAGCGCTTGGCAAAATAAAGAACCCGCTTGCCGTGATCGCACTGTTATATCACATCGTCTCGGATGAGGACAAAGACGTACAGTTATATTCATTATGGGCATACAGGCAGATCGATTTTGCGAAGGCATCCCCAAGGCTCGTTAAAGTGCTGATGGAGAGCACCAACGAGGACATGATAAGGTTCGCCGCGAACGAGATAAGGCAAAAGTCCGATTATAAGGCGGTAGAGTCGCTTATTCAGAACTTTGAGAGCAAGCAATTTTATACCTGGTACGACCTCGACATCAAGACCGTCAACGCCCTTTACACGATAGGCTACATGACTGTGGAGCAGCTTGTAAAATGCCTTGACAGCGATGACCTGAGAGTCAGTATAAATGCGATCTATACACTTGGCAAGATAGGAGATGAAAGGTCCGTACAGCCACTCATCAGCCACATACAATCGGGAAACATCGAAGTCCGTTCCAGGATAAGCGACGCCCTGATAAAGATCGGAAGAGCATCCGTCCCCGGCCTTATTAAACTGCTGGAGGATAAGGACCGCGAAATAAAATGGATAGCGGCCTACACTCTGGGTAAGCTTGGCCCGGAGGCTGAATCCGCCCTTATTAACGCATTGAACGAGAAAGGCCCGCAAGCAAGTGAAGATGTGATTTATGCGCTGGGCATAGCCGGAGGCGTGACATCGTTTGACGTGCTTTACAATATCTATAACGTCTCGATGGACGAGAGCGTGAAGGCATGGTCATTGATCAGCCTCGCGAACATCGTGGCCCGGGACTATCAGCACTTGAAGGGACATAAGGGTATCAACAGTTTCCTCGACACCCTCGGAGAGCAGCTAAAGCCCCATATGCTCCTGAACTATAATACTCTCTACTCCCTGGGTAAGATCTACGTATCAAGGGCTTTAAGCCCGTCTAACATTGAGGACTTCATGACCAACGTCGAGACGTCTGTCAAGTGTTTTGATCTGTCCCTCATAGAGAAGGATAACATCATCGCTAAAACCTACAGGCTGTTATACGGCTCATACCTGAAACTGATGACCTCGAAGTCGCCGGAGATAATGGACTACATCGATAAGGACATCAATGACTTTAAGAAAGAGGCAGAGAAAGCTGCGAACAAGAAAGAGATAATTTTCCTTCTGGGAAGAGTGCTCGCGCAATTGCGCACCGCCTATGAGGATAAGAACTACAAGTTCGTCAACAAGTTCGCGGAATATGTCGACCTTTGCCTTACGATGGAAGAGTTCCTGGCCGAGGAAGCCGAGATAATGGAAACGGCTAAAAGAACGTCCCAGAAAGAGCTTACGACGCTGCATAAGGATATTGAGATCATCCAGAGAAAGCTCAATACCCTGTTAGCGAGCTTCGGTGCCGGGGAAGATGGCGATTCTTCCGCACAGATATACAGGCTTTCGACAGAACTGGCGAAAATGGACACCGGCATGTATGAGGATTACAGAATAGTGGAGTCCTGCCTGAAGAATATCGTCAGCCGCACGAAACTGCCGGAAGACATCAAGTCGGACCTGTACTATAAGATACTCATGATCGGCAAGAATGGCATAACCCAGGTCGAGCTAGTGGTAGACCAGATATTAAAGGAGCTGGGAGTCCAAAAGCCCGAAGCGGCGGAGGCAGTAGTTATGCCGGGTGAAGGAGCCGAAGCCACCGGGGAAAAGAAGTCAAAGGCCTTAGAATACATCGCGATCGTGGTATTATTGATCCTGATAGCGATAGTGGTAATATTGGCGCTGAACAAGTTCGGGTACATTAAGCTCCCGTACACATTCCCGATAGAATGGCTTAACCCTGCGTTAATGCATGAGATGCTGTTGAACCAGTGA
- a CDS encoding RtcB family protein: MVELVKVDEDIWEVPQSYKPDMKVPGRIFLSDKLIKDLEDGSIEQVANVATLPGIQKYAMAMPDAHIGYGFPIGGVAAFDLDTGVISPGGVGFDINCGVRLLKSDLKVEDIRKDADNLIERLYHNVPSGLGSESKLRVSDTVLNEVFEKGARWAVENGYGVKADLEHCEENGEMKGANFAKVSKKAHERGRSQLGTLGSGNHFLEIQYVEKIYDEQVAKAFGLEEGKVTVMIHCGSRGAGHQICTDYIKVLEKASRKYGIKLYDRQLACAPLSSEEAKDYISAMAAAANYAWANRQVISHWVRETFNDYYKSEIKMDLLYDVAHNVAKFEEHDINGKRVKVCVHRKGATRAFAPGREEVPVAFRNVGQPVIIPGSMGSASYVLVGTQKAMETTFGSTCHGAGRVMSRHAAKKEVRGSEIKKELLEMGIIVKAPKDSAIAEEAPEVYKDIDDVIEVVHRLGISKKVARLVPIAVAKG, translated from the coding sequence ATGGTTGAACTTGTAAAGGTGGACGAAGATATCTGGGAAGTCCCGCAGAGCTACAAACCGGATATGAAAGTCCCCGGAAGGATATTTTTATCGGATAAGCTGATCAAGGACCTCGAGGATGGCAGCATAGAGCAGGTCGCGAACGTCGCCACTCTGCCCGGCATCCAAAAGTATGCCATGGCGATGCCTGACGCCCATATAGGCTATGGGTTTCCCATCGGCGGCGTAGCTGCTTTTGACCTGGATACCGGCGTGATAAGCCCCGGCGGCGTAGGCTTTGACATTAACTGCGGAGTAAGGCTGTTAAAGTCAGACCTTAAGGTCGAGGATATTAGAAAGGATGCCGATAACCTTATAGAACGGCTTTATCATAATGTGCCTTCCGGGCTTGGCTCGGAGTCAAAGCTGCGCGTTTCCGACACGGTGCTTAACGAAGTATTCGAGAAAGGCGCGAGATGGGCAGTAGAAAATGGCTATGGGGTCAAAGCTGACCTTGAGCACTGCGAAGAGAACGGGGAGATGAAAGGCGCCAATTTTGCGAAGGTCAGCAAAAAGGCGCATGAGCGGGGCAGGTCACAACTGGGCACACTGGGAAGCGGTAACCACTTCCTGGAGATACAGTACGTTGAAAAGATCTATGATGAGCAGGTAGCCAAAGCTTTCGGTCTCGAGGAAGGGAAGGTCACTGTCATGATCCACTGCGGCTCAAGAGGCGCCGGGCATCAGATATGCACTGACTATATTAAGGTACTGGAAAAGGCTTCAAGAAAATACGGCATAAAGCTCTACGACAGGCAGCTTGCATGTGCGCCGTTATCTTCTGAAGAGGCAAAAGACTATATTTCGGCGATGGCAGCAGCTGCTAACTATGCATGGGCAAACCGCCAGGTGATCTCTCACTGGGTCAGGGAGACGTTTAACGATTATTACAAGTCGGAAATAAAAATGGACCTGCTATATGATGTCGCTCACAATGTGGCCAAGTTCGAGGAGCACGACATCAACGGTAAGCGGGTAAAGGTCTGCGTTCACAGAAAAGGGGCTACAAGAGCGTTCGCGCCGGGCAGAGAGGAAGTCCCTGTCGCTTTTAGAAATGTGGGCCAGCCGGTCATAATCCCGGGAAGCATGGGAAGCGCATCATATGTCCTTGTAGGCACTCAAAAAGCCATGGAGACCACATTCGGCAGCACATGCCATGGGGCCGGCAGGGTCATGAGCAGGCATGCCGCTAAAAAAGAGGTCAGGGGAAGCGAGATCAAAAAGGAGCTTCTGGAAATGGGTATCATTGTCAAGGCTCCGAAAGACTCCGCCATTGCGGAAGAGGCCCCCGAGGTTTACAAAGATATAGACGACGTCATAGAGGTCGTTCACAGGCTTGGCATCTCCAAAAAAGTCGCAAGGCTTGTGCCGATAGCGGTAGCGAAGGGATGA
- the fdhF gene encoding formate dehydrogenase subunit alpha — translation MNQQKVPEIKYVPTTCPFCGVGCGLNLVVKDGKVVGVEPWKRSPVNEGKLCPKGYGCYEFIHSPDRLTKPLIKKDGKFVEASWDEALDLVASKLKEVYGKYGPDALAFQVSCRVPNEECYLMNKLARVGFKTNNVDNCARICHGPSVAGLSLSLGSGAATNPFADLLNADCIFVIGSNAMEAHPLVGRRLIQAKEKGTTLIVADPRYTLTARKAHIYMRFNPSTVIPLINSMMYWIIKEGKADMEFIKNKTKDFEELKKTVEKYADVEALTGTPTELVKEIALKYASAKNAAIVYCLGITETTSGTDNVRSLANLAMLTGNIGRPGTGINPLRGQNNVQGACDMGAYPNVYSGYQKVELEENRKKMEQAWGVEGLPGNYGLTLMEQIDACGDRVKAMFMLGENPMISFPDINHVRECLSKLEFSVVEDIFLTETAQLADVVLPAACWAEKDGTFTSGERRVQRVRKAVDAPGEAKPDWEILSLLGQKLGLKGFDFKSAEEVFNDMARVTPQYGGMTYARLEKPEALVWPCPTADHPGTPILHTQKFATADGLGNFFGIDYKPPAEVPDEEYPFALMTGRLLFHYHSGTQTRRSKQLHNEVPTGFVEISEADAAELGIKKGDRVLLKSRRGEVETNALVTKDIPKGVLNMTFHFRECPANLLTNTARDPLSKMPELKYCAVSVEKVKAR, via the coding sequence ATGAACCAACAAAAAGTTCCCGAAATTAAGTATGTTCCGACGACTTGTCCATTTTGCGGGGTAGGCTGCGGCCTTAACCTCGTTGTGAAAGATGGGAAAGTCGTGGGAGTCGAACCATGGAAAAGAAGTCCGGTTAACGAAGGAAAATTATGTCCGAAGGGATATGGGTGCTATGAATTCATTCACAGCCCCGACAGGCTTACAAAGCCATTGATCAAGAAAGATGGCAAATTTGTCGAGGCGTCGTGGGATGAAGCGCTTGACCTGGTCGCAAGCAAACTGAAAGAGGTATATGGAAAATACGGGCCTGACGCCCTTGCATTCCAGGTATCCTGCAGGGTGCCGAACGAGGAATGCTACCTAATGAACAAGCTGGCAAGGGTCGGGTTCAAGACGAACAACGTGGACAACTGTGCCCGTATATGCCATGGCCCGTCAGTGGCAGGCCTGTCGCTTTCCCTGGGTTCAGGAGCGGCTACAAACCCGTTCGCGGACCTTCTTAACGCGGACTGTATATTCGTCATAGGCTCCAATGCGATGGAAGCACATCCGCTAGTGGGCAGGCGTCTTATACAGGCCAAGGAGAAAGGCACGACATTAATAGTCGCTGACCCGCGTTATACCCTTACGGCAAGGAAAGCCCACATTTATATGAGGTTCAACCCGTCCACCGTCATACCTCTTATCAACTCTATGATGTACTGGATCATCAAAGAGGGCAAAGCGGACATGGAGTTCATAAAGAACAAGACGAAGGACTTTGAAGAACTGAAGAAGACCGTCGAGAAATACGCTGACGTAGAAGCGCTGACAGGAACGCCCACGGAACTTGTCAAGGAAATAGCGTTAAAGTATGCCAGCGCAAAGAACGCTGCTATCGTATACTGCCTTGGCATAACCGAGACCACTAGCGGCACGGACAATGTCAGGTCACTGGCGAACCTCGCTATGCTGACCGGCAATATTGGAAGGCCGGGAACCGGAATTAACCCTCTCAGGGGCCAGAACAACGTGCAGGGCGCATGCGATATGGGAGCTTACCCGAACGTTTACTCCGGATATCAGAAAGTCGAGCTGGAAGAGAACCGCAAGAAGATGGAACAGGCATGGGGCGTAGAAGGGCTGCCGGGTAACTACGGCCTCACTCTCATGGAACAGATAGACGCCTGCGGTGACAGGGTCAAAGCGATGTTCATGCTTGGTGAGAACCCGATGATATCGTTCCCGGATATCAACCATGTGAGGGAATGCCTTAGTAAGCTCGAATTCTCTGTGGTCGAGGATATTTTCCTGACCGAGACCGCACAGCTGGCCGATGTAGTATTACCTGCGGCATGCTGGGCAGAGAAAGACGGAACGTTCACGAGTGGCGAAAGGCGTGTGCAGCGTGTAAGGAAGGCTGTAGATGCACCGGGAGAGGCGAAGCCCGACTGGGAGATCTTAAGCCTGCTCGGTCAGAAGCTTGGGCTGAAAGGATTCGATTTCAAGAGCGCCGAGGAAGTCTTCAACGATATGGCTAGGGTGACCCCCCAGTATGGCGGTATGACCTATGCCAGGCTCGAAAAGCCTGAAGCGCTTGTATGGCCGTGCCCCACCGCAGACCACCCCGGTACCCCGATACTTCACACACAGAAGTTCGCGACAGCCGACGGCCTGGGCAACTTCTTTGGAATAGACTACAAGCCTCCTGCGGAAGTCCCCGACGAGGAATATCCGTTCGCGCTGATGACAGGCAGGCTGCTGTTCCACTACCACTCAGGTACCCAGACCAGAAGGTCCAAGCAGCTCCACAACGAGGTACCAACAGGCTTTGTCGAGATAAGCGAGGCTGACGCCGCCGAACTGGGCATCAAGAAAGGCGACCGTGTCTTGCTTAAGAGCCGCCGTGGAGAGGTCGAGACCAATGCACTGGTAACGAAGGACATACCGAAGGGCGTCTTGAACATGACGTTCCACTTCAGGGAATGCCCTGCTAACCTGCTGACCAATACAGCGAGAGACCCGCTCTCGAAGATGCCGGAGCTGAAATACTGTGCCGTTTCAGTTGAAAAGGTAAAGGCGAGGTGA